Proteins from a single region of Pseudomonas sp. 10S4:
- the aldA gene encoding aldehyde dehydrogenase — protein sequence MRLERNFVNGHFIEPASDALIAVYNPATEALVGQVSAATTAEATAAVDAAAAAQKLWGKLTSIERAEHLRSFADALEACAENIGEALAAESGKSVSDASNEARYSAQITRYHAEWARRIEGEIIPSDTPNENLFLHREPIGVVACLIPFNYPVYTLLRKIAPALIAGNTVVVRPSNNTPTSAFEIAKAVQQSGLPAGVVNILTMDHATAAAVCTHKAVGLITLTGSVNAGRIVLDYCKANIAKPSLELGGKTPAIIEADADLEAAASAIVASKTTHCGQLCTAVERVYVQESVYEQFLALLKSKISAVKFGDRAADASLMGPLVNASSQQNIHAMVERAVADGAVLETGGFIPQGNGHFYPPTLLSNCRQDMEIIQEEIFGPVLPVLKYRDIDEALAMANDHQFGLSSVLYTENYRTTMKVANAIEAGELYVNRTPADPYQGFHAGWKRSGLGGDDGKHGMLEFTQTRLVVMKY from the coding sequence ATGCGACTCGAGCGAAACTTTGTAAACGGTCACTTCATTGAGCCTGCCAGCGATGCGCTGATTGCGGTCTACAACCCGGCGACCGAAGCCTTGGTCGGTCAGGTCTCGGCGGCCACCACCGCTGAAGCCACCGCTGCCGTCGACGCTGCCGCCGCGGCCCAGAAGCTTTGGGGCAAGCTCACCAGCATCGAACGCGCCGAGCACTTGCGCTCATTCGCCGACGCCCTTGAAGCCTGCGCCGAAAACATCGGTGAAGCCCTGGCCGCCGAGTCCGGCAAGAGCGTCAGTGACGCCAGCAACGAAGCCCGTTACTCCGCGCAGATCACCCGTTACCACGCCGAATGGGCGCGCCGGATCGAAGGCGAGATCATTCCCAGCGACACCCCGAACGAAAACCTCTTCCTGCACCGCGAGCCGATTGGCGTGGTCGCGTGCCTGATTCCGTTCAACTACCCGGTCTATACGCTGCTGCGCAAAATCGCCCCGGCGCTGATTGCCGGCAACACCGTGGTGGTGCGCCCGAGCAACAACACCCCGACCTCGGCGTTTGAAATCGCCAAGGCTGTGCAGCAATCCGGTTTGCCGGCCGGCGTCGTGAACATCCTGACCATGGATCACGCCACTGCTGCGGCGGTTTGCACCCACAAAGCCGTCGGTTTGATCACTCTGACCGGCAGCGTCAACGCCGGGCGCATCGTGCTCGATTACTGCAAGGCCAACATCGCCAAGCCATCGCTGGAACTGGGCGGCAAAACCCCGGCGATCATCGAAGCCGATGCCGATCTGGAAGCCGCTGCCAGCGCCATCGTCGCTTCCAAGACCACCCACTGCGGCCAGTTGTGCACGGCGGTCGAACGGGTCTATGTGCAGGAAAGCGTCTACGAGCAGTTCCTCGCCTTGCTGAAATCGAAAATCAGCGCCGTGAAGTTCGGCGACCGCGCCGCCGACGCCAGCCTGATGGGCCCGTTGGTCAACGCCAGTTCGCAGCAGAACATTCACGCCATGGTCGAGCGCGCCGTCGCCGACGGTGCTGTACTGGAAACAGGCGGTTTTATCCCGCAGGGCAACGGTCATTTCTACCCGCCGACGCTGCTGAGTAACTGCCGCCAGGACATGGAAATCATCCAGGAAGAAATCTTCGGCCCGGTGCTGCCGGTGCTCAAGTACCGCGACATCGACGAAGCGCTGGCCATGGCCAACGATCACCAGTTCGGCCTGTCGTCGGTGCTGTACACCGAGAACTACCGCACCACCATGAAAGTCGCCAACGCCATCGAGGCTGGCGAGTTGTACGTCAATCGCACCCCGGCCGACCCGTACCAGGGCTTCCACGCCGGTTGGAAACGTTCGGGCCTTGGCGGCGATGACGGCAAGCACGGCATGCTCGAATTCACCCAGACCCGACTCGTCGTCATGAAGTACTGA
- a CDS encoding LysR substrate-binding domain-containing protein: protein MKRKMPALNALKAFEVAGSTGSFTRAAELLNVTQSAVSRQVRQLEEQLGENLLERRHHHLELTSAGRVLLRALHQSFDKIELTVRSIQQKSHANRLHINAPPTFTNRWLMPRLGRLREKHPELELSITTRLQDSLAETSTLDCAIRFGDGEWDGLDSSLLIQERHIAVCAPSLYAREWSEGGIDLNRLTLLHVLAREDQRYLTWKHWLDAAKISGVDTQGGYEFDLLDLAIRAATDGLGITIADWHMVAPELASGQLTQVLNVHVEGHQSYWLVTRPEQTLMPQLQVFSQWLQEEIWLAQRQLEPSTAAS from the coding sequence ATGAAACGCAAAATGCCTGCGCTCAATGCGCTCAAAGCCTTCGAAGTGGCCGGCAGCACCGGCAGCTTTACCCGGGCGGCGGAGTTGCTCAATGTCACCCAGAGTGCGGTCAGCCGCCAGGTGCGCCAGCTTGAAGAACAGCTGGGCGAGAACCTGCTGGAGCGCCGGCATCATCACCTCGAACTCACCAGCGCCGGCCGGGTTTTACTGCGAGCGCTGCACCAATCCTTCGATAAGATCGAGTTGACGGTACGCAGCATTCAGCAGAAATCCCACGCCAATCGGCTGCACATCAACGCGCCGCCGACCTTCACCAATCGCTGGCTGATGCCACGCCTGGGACGCCTGCGCGAGAAGCACCCGGAGCTGGAATTGAGCATCACCACTCGTTTGCAGGACAGCCTGGCGGAAACCAGCACCCTGGACTGCGCGATCCGCTTTGGCGATGGCGAATGGGATGGCCTGGACAGCTCGCTGCTGATCCAGGAACGGCACATCGCGGTGTGCGCGCCGTCGTTGTACGCGCGGGAATGGAGCGAGGGCGGCATCGACCTCAATCGCCTGACGTTGCTGCATGTGCTGGCCCGAGAAGACCAGCGCTACCTGACCTGGAAACACTGGCTCGACGCGGCGAAAATCAGCGGCGTCGACACCCAGGGCGGGTATGAATTCGACCTGCTGGACCTGGCGATCCGCGCCGCCACCGATGGGTTGGGCATCACCATTGCCGACTGGCACATGGTCGCCCCGGAACTGGCCAGCGGGCAGTTGACCCAAGTGCTGAACGTGCACGTGGAAGGGCATCAATCCTACTGGCTGGTGACCCGGCCGGAGCAGACCTTGATGCCGCAATTGCAGGTGTTCAGCCAGTGGTTGCAGGAAGAAATCTGGTTGGCGCAACGCCAGCTCGAACCCTCCACCGCCGCCAGCTGA
- a CDS encoding MFS transporter yields MPTTASSTTRSIGVLALIFTACNATTHGFSIFLYSALLPEIRQVFELSYSQAAFIAALLQLFYMGASIVSGIAAAWISPRNMVRLTMALSPALLALAVATPWVLPFALCLALVSACAVSNWNAIAALASEVIPASHRSRVLGLASSGAAFAICLNGVLIALLHGISLMHFWLICAGLTLIVTLLTFWVLAPLKTDPRIKPSSAPSLRRVLRQWLHLCLEHQVALHILLLSAFIGGISGPFLNFLSAFASERLGANAQITGSLWTLIGIGGVVGGLLLGSLADRWGALRVMALSISAFGVAMLALLWQPSLGLTWLAAGLFALFYFPVWGLMAAYLSARLSPVQSLQVVSLSMVGYGLGSATANWLCGWLLQTTGQFALVHGWIACWVAASLLLLGLMARRQRREAALGQPL; encoded by the coding sequence ATGCCAACCACTGCAAGTTCAACCACAAGAAGTATTGGCGTATTGGCTCTTATCTTCACGGCGTGTAACGCCACCACCCACGGTTTCAGTATTTTCCTGTATTCGGCGTTATTACCCGAGATCCGCCAGGTGTTCGAACTGAGCTACAGCCAGGCTGCATTCATTGCGGCGCTGCTGCAACTGTTCTATATGGGCGCGTCGATTGTCAGCGGCATTGCGGCGGCGTGGATCAGCCCACGCAACATGGTGCGCCTGACAATGGCCTTGAGCCCGGCGCTGTTGGCGCTGGCGGTCGCTACGCCGTGGGTGCTGCCGTTTGCGCTGTGTCTGGCGCTGGTCTCGGCCTGTGCGGTGTCGAACTGGAACGCCATCGCCGCGCTGGCCAGCGAAGTGATCCCGGCCTCCCACCGCAGCCGCGTGCTGGGGCTGGCATCTTCGGGGGCGGCGTTTGCGATCTGTCTTAATGGTGTGTTGATCGCTTTGTTGCACGGTATCTCGTTGATGCACTTCTGGCTGATTTGCGCCGGTCTGACGTTGATCGTCACCCTGTTGACCTTCTGGGTATTGGCTCCTTTGAAGACAGACCCGCGCATCAAGCCCAGCAGTGCGCCGTCGTTGCGCCGGGTGCTCAGGCAATGGCTGCATCTGTGCCTTGAGCACCAGGTCGCGCTGCATATTCTGCTGCTCAGCGCCTTTATCGGCGGGATCAGCGGACCGTTCCTGAACTTCCTCTCGGCGTTTGCCAGCGAACGCTTGGGCGCCAACGCGCAGATCACCGGGTCGCTGTGGACGCTGATCGGGATCGGCGGGGTTGTCGGTGGTTTGCTGCTGGGGTCATTGGCTGATCGCTGGGGCGCGCTGCGAGTCATGGCGTTGAGTATCAGCGCGTTCGGCGTGGCGATGCTCGCCCTGCTCTGGCAACCGAGCCTGGGCTTGACCTGGCTGGCGGCCGGGCTGTTCGCGTTGTTCTATTTCCCGGTCTGGGGCTTGATGGCCGCCTACCTCAGCGCACGGTTGAGCCCGGTGCAAAGCCTGCAAGTGGTGAGCCTGAGCATGGTCGGTTACGGCCTGGGCAGCGCCACCGCCAATTGGCTGTGCGGCTGGCTGCTGCAAACCACCGGGCAGTTCGCCCTGGTGCATGGCTGGATCGCCTGCTGGGTGGCGGCCAGCCTGTTATTGCTGGGGTTGATGGCCCGCCGTCAACGTCGCGAGGCCGCGCTCGGCCAACCACTCTGA
- a CDS encoding LysR family transcriptional regulator — MSGELDGTLLKVFVAIIECHGFSAAAERLHKTQSTISQSLQRLEEIVGTPLVQRTSRSVSLTPGGETFLIYARQILKLHADAISAVHLPDEQVCIHVGMPEDYAQFCLAGVLRDFQAQFPQVRPDICCEMSTALVSRLQRGELDLVLGVQHANLQPGEYLCDEPLVWVAAEGWRAGEDESVALAVYAEGCAFRANAVRALAEAGRPWHVVYTSQSPRGIGIAIEQGQSVGVTARRLVPPGWQVLDEAQGFPLIEPARLMFWRSTQCQALAVEALVDILTRQLGRSEWLAERGLATLTAGHQPQQ, encoded by the coding sequence ATGTCAGGCGAACTGGATGGGACCTTGCTTAAAGTCTTTGTCGCGATTATCGAGTGCCACGGATTTTCCGCGGCGGCCGAGCGCCTGCATAAAACCCAATCGACCATTAGCCAGAGTTTGCAACGCCTGGAAGAGATCGTCGGCACGCCGTTGGTGCAGCGCACCAGTCGCTCAGTCAGCCTCACGCCCGGTGGCGAGACTTTTCTGATCTACGCCCGGCAGATCCTCAAACTGCACGCCGATGCGATCAGCGCCGTGCACCTGCCTGACGAGCAGGTGTGCATTCACGTTGGCATGCCCGAGGACTACGCCCAATTCTGCCTGGCCGGGGTGTTGCGGGATTTTCAAGCGCAGTTTCCGCAAGTGCGGCCGGACATTTGTTGCGAGATGTCCACGGCGTTGGTCAGCCGTTTACAGCGCGGTGAACTGGATCTGGTGCTGGGTGTGCAGCACGCGAATCTTCAGCCAGGTGAATACCTGTGCGACGAGCCGCTGGTGTGGGTGGCGGCTGAAGGTTGGCGCGCAGGTGAGGACGAGTCGGTGGCATTGGCGGTGTATGCCGAGGGCTGCGCATTTCGCGCCAATGCCGTGCGAGCGCTGGCCGAGGCCGGGCGGCCGTGGCATGTGGTTTACACCAGCCAGAGCCCGCGCGGCATCGGGATTGCCATTGAGCAGGGCCAGTCGGTGGGCGTGACCGCGCGGCGCCTGGTGCCGCCGGGTTGGCAGGTGCTCGACGAGGCTCAGGGCTTTCCACTGATTGAGCCGGCGCGGTTGATGTTCTGGCGTTCGACTCAGTGTCAGGCGCTGGCGGTAGAGGCTTTGGTGGATATTCTCACGCGCCAGTTGGGCCGTTCAGAGTGGTTGGCCGAGCGCGGCCTCGCGACGTTGACGGCGGGCCATCAACCCCAGCAATAA
- a CDS encoding M24 family metallopeptidase — translation MSLSGPNRNPADCEPTYDEIQQIQLDRLQRVRNELKKRDYAACVLFDPTHMRYATGSRNMQVYSARNPARYAFIPAEGPVVIFEFGGCLHLAEKLNTVDEVRPAKAISYYFCDSFLNNVTAEWAAEIDELVRKCGGGNKRIAIESATSAAAFELQKLGYQIFDAQEPLERARCIKVPNELKMIRASLRATEAGVRLMESKLVPGISENELWSHLHQHVIATDGDYVETRLLSSGPRTNPWFQECSTRPIEAGDLVALDTDVVGRFGYYADFSRTFLCGEQAATAKQQELYKLAYEQVQTNMEMLKAGRSFKEYAELAWKIPDNYKANRYFALAHGVGMTGEYPYVVHREDIDALGYDGVFEAGMTICVESYIGHDAGGEGVKLEEQIYIHENGIELLSDYPFDPRLMPR, via the coding sequence ATGAGTCTGTCCGGCCCTAACCGCAACCCCGCCGACTGCGAACCGACGTACGACGAGATCCAGCAGATCCAGCTCGACCGTTTGCAACGGGTACGCAACGAACTGAAAAAACGTGACTACGCCGCTTGCGTGCTGTTCGACCCGACCCACATGCGCTACGCCACCGGCTCACGCAATATGCAGGTGTACTCGGCGCGCAACCCGGCGCGATACGCCTTCATCCCGGCGGAAGGCCCGGTGGTGATCTTCGAATTCGGTGGCTGCCTGCACCTCGCGGAAAAACTCAACACCGTCGATGAAGTGCGTCCGGCCAAAGCCATCTCTTATTACTTCTGCGACAGCTTCCTGAACAACGTCACCGCCGAATGGGCCGCCGAAATCGATGAACTGGTGCGCAAGTGCGGCGGCGGCAACAAACGGATCGCCATCGAAAGCGCGACCTCGGCCGCCGCGTTCGAACTACAGAAACTCGGCTACCAGATCTTCGACGCTCAGGAACCGCTGGAGCGAGCGCGCTGCATCAAGGTGCCAAACGAGCTGAAGATGATCCGCGCCAGCCTGCGTGCCACCGAGGCCGGCGTGCGCTTGATGGAAAGCAAACTGGTGCCGGGCATCAGCGAAAACGAGCTGTGGTCGCACCTGCATCAACACGTCATCGCCACCGACGGCGACTACGTGGAAACCCGCCTGTTGTCCTCGGGGCCGCGCACCAATCCATGGTTCCAGGAATGCAGCACCCGGCCCATCGAGGCCGGTGACCTGGTGGCGCTGGACACCGACGTGGTCGGGCGTTTCGGCTACTACGCCGACTTCTCGCGGACCTTCCTCTGCGGCGAGCAAGCCGCGACCGCCAAGCAACAGGAACTGTACAAACTGGCCTACGAGCAAGTGCAGACCAACATGGAAATGCTCAAGGCCGGCCGCAGCTTCAAGGAATACGCCGAGCTGGCGTGGAAGATCCCGGACAACTACAAGGCCAACCGCTATTTCGCTTTGGCCCATGGCGTTGGCATGACCGGTGAATACCCGTACGTGGTGCACCGCGAGGACATTGATGCGCTGGGTTATGACGGCGTGTTCGAAGCCGGCATGACCATCTGCGTGGAAAGCTACATCGGCCACGATGCTGGCGGCGAAGGGGTCAAGCTCGAAGAGCAGATCTACATTCACGAAAACGGCATCGAATTGCTCTCCGACTATCCGTTCGATCCGCGCCTGATGCCGCGTTGA
- a CDS encoding ABC transporter substrate-binding protein, with product MKDLMTLDGALPHPAVNDLCTQVKSGEINRRQFLRTAALLGITAASASTFLGSALLGNPARAADAVAPRQGGSLRFACAIQEIQDPMLITWIEASNLLRNSLEFLTWVDADNVTHPYLAESWSPSDDLKTWTFNLRQDVKWSNGDTFNVEDVQHNIERWIAADSKSVNRTAFQDITAFEKVSDFQFRLVLKRPMLAIPEMLNAFTCAIVHRSFKAGDDWAKNPLGTGPFKLVSFAVNKQATFAKRADYWRKPANLDELRYVDMGTDISTHLAALQAGQVDVLYRVTVAELDLAKRLPGAQLLTCKSAQTIVMRMACDQKPFDDVRIRKAVVLCADNAQMLKIAYRGMGTLGEDHHVAPSHPEYFPLPKRARDVAGAKKLLAEAGHPNGIDIDLIVGNTQGRYEQDCAQILQQNCAEAGIRINLKVIPATQYWPIWDKAAFSLTYWAHRPLGVMSLELAYRSGAAWNESHYSDPAFDAALDKAMGIIDPKQRAVAMQSVEQILQDACVMVQPFWGDKFTAASKKVQGFQVHPSDFYPMDEVWLSA from the coding sequence ATGAAAGACTTAATGACACTGGACGGCGCCCTGCCGCATCCAGCGGTAAACGACCTGTGTACCCAAGTCAAAAGTGGCGAGATCAATCGTCGCCAGTTCCTGCGCACCGCAGCGCTGCTGGGCATCACCGCCGCCAGCGCCAGCACCTTCCTCGGTTCCGCGCTGCTCGGTAACCCGGCCCGCGCCGCCGATGCGGTCGCGCCACGCCAGGGCGGCAGCCTGCGGTTTGCCTGCGCCATCCAGGAAATCCAGGACCCGATGCTGATTACCTGGATCGAAGCCTCGAACCTGCTGCGCAACTCCCTGGAGTTCCTGACCTGGGTCGACGCCGACAACGTCACTCACCCGTACCTGGCCGAGAGCTGGAGCCCGTCGGACGACCTCAAGACCTGGACCTTCAACCTGCGCCAGGACGTGAAGTGGAGCAACGGCGACACCTTCAACGTCGAGGACGTGCAGCACAACATCGAGCGCTGGATTGCCGCCGACTCCAAGTCGGTCAACCGCACCGCGTTCCAGGACATCACCGCCTTCGAAAAAGTCAGCGACTTCCAGTTCCGCCTGGTGCTCAAGCGGCCGATGCTGGCGATCCCGGAAATGCTCAACGCCTTTACCTGCGCCATCGTCCACCGCAGCTTCAAGGCCGGTGACGACTGGGCGAAAAACCCGCTGGGCACCGGGCCGTTCAAGCTTGTCTCCTTTGCCGTGAACAAGCAGGCGACCTTCGCCAAGCGCGCCGATTACTGGCGCAAACCGGCCAACCTCGACGAGTTGCGCTACGTCGACATGGGCACCGACATTTCCACCCACCTCGCCGCGTTGCAGGCTGGGCAAGTGGACGTGTTGTACCGGGTGACAGTGGCCGAACTCGACTTGGCCAAACGCTTGCCAGGCGCGCAGTTGCTGACCTGCAAATCGGCGCAAACCATCGTCATGCGCATGGCCTGCGACCAGAAGCCGTTCGACGACGTGCGGATTCGCAAAGCCGTGGTGCTCTGCGCCGACAACGCGCAGATGCTCAAAATCGCCTATCGCGGCATGGGCACCTTGGGCGAAGACCACCACGTCGCCCCGTCCCACCCGGAATACTTTCCGTTGCCAAAACGTGCTCGTGATGTCGCTGGCGCGAAAAAACTTCTAGCCGAAGCCGGTCATCCGAACGGCATCGACATCGACCTGATCGTCGGCAACACCCAGGGCCGCTACGAACAGGATTGCGCGCAGATCCTGCAACAGAACTGCGCCGAGGCCGGCATCCGCATCAACCTCAAGGTTATCCCGGCCACCCAGTACTGGCCGATCTGGGACAAAGCCGCATTCAGCCTCACCTACTGGGCGCACCGCCCGTTGGGCGTGATGTCGCTGGAACTGGCCTACCGCAGCGGCGCGGCCTGGAACGAAAGCCACTACAGCGACCCGGCGTTCGACGCCGCGCTGGATAAAGCCATGGGCATCATCGACCCGAAACAACGGGCCGTGGCCATGCAAAGCGTCGAGCAGATCCTGCAAGACGCCTGCGTCATGGTGCAGCCGTTCTGGGGCGACAAGTTCACCGCCGCGAGCAAGAAGGTCCAGGGCTTTCAGGTTCACCCGTCGGACTTCTACCCAATGGATGAAGTCTGGTTGAGCGCCTGA
- a CDS encoding ABC transporter permease: protein MNFLKAFKHPLALLGLLLVGGWVLMALFAPWLAPHDPLESFTPLLTPMTPDGDGLRFLLGTDMIGRDILSRLIWGTRTVLFWSILATLTAFAVGIAMGLCAGYFNGWVDGVLSYVADTVLSFPVLVLYIVIIIALGASALNILIAVTFTSAPAIFRIMRALTIDIRSRDYVLSAITQGEGSLRIMLVEILPNCGGPLIVDFCLRIGYTAIMIGALGFLGLGLPPPTPDWGGMINEGRSMAIAFPHLVIFPCIAISTLMLGLSLLADGLDEHAQKGTRS from the coding sequence ATGAACTTCCTCAAAGCGTTCAAACATCCCTTGGCATTGCTCGGTCTGCTGCTGGTCGGCGGCTGGGTACTGATGGCGCTGTTCGCGCCGTGGCTGGCGCCCCACGATCCACTGGAAAGCTTCACCCCGCTGCTGACGCCAATGACCCCGGATGGCGACGGCCTGCGCTTCCTGCTGGGCACCGACATGATCGGCCGGGACATTCTGTCGCGACTGATCTGGGGCACGCGCACCGTGTTGTTCTGGTCGATCCTCGCAACCTTGACCGCGTTCGCCGTCGGCATCGCCATGGGCCTGTGCGCCGGTTACTTCAATGGCTGGGTCGATGGGGTGTTGTCCTACGTTGCCGACACCGTGTTGTCGTTCCCGGTGCTGGTGTTGTACATCGTGATCATCATCGCCCTCGGTGCCTCGGCGCTGAATATCCTGATTGCGGTGACCTTCACTAGTGCCCCGGCAATCTTCCGGATCATGCGCGCACTGACCATCGACATCCGCTCCCGGGACTACGTGCTCAGCGCAATCACCCAGGGCGAAGGCTCGCTGCGAATCATGCTGGTGGAAATCCTGCCCAACTGCGGCGGCCCGCTGATCGTCGATTTCTGTCTGCGCATCGGCTACACCGCAATCATGATCGGCGCCCTCGGTTTCCTCGGCCTCGGCCTGCCACCGCCGACTCCGGACTGGGGCGGCATGATCAATGAAGGCCGCAGCATGGCCATCGCCTTCCCGCACCTGGTGATCTTCCCGTGCATTGCCATCTCCACCCTGATGCTGGGCCTGAGCCTGTTGGCGGACGGTCTGGACGAACACGCCCAGAAAGGCACAAGGAGTTGA
- a CDS encoding ABC transporter ATP-binding protein, which translates to MSQLQNLQQVLRVENLSIELPAGADRSHAVKGISLDVRKGEILCVIGESGSGKSVLSAAIMGDYAKGLRHSEGVIDFLGDDICRMDEHSLRRLRGNRIAMIFQEPMAALNPAIRIGQQVEEIFDIHAPQMPAAERRERMLALLDSTQLPDPPRIANSFPHQLSGGQCQRVVIAMALAMNPDLLIADEPTTALDVTTQAQVLKLVRDLRGRGQHGILFITHDFGVVAEIADRIAVMEGGVLVEIGERDQVLNAPKHPYTRKLIAAVPALHPELHAPCADGELALRIEHLTKTYNVGGRLVPALKDVSLQLPRGKTLAIVGESGSGKSTLVKAAIRLVESDSGHVWVGDTDFLALRGSALAANRRRIQMIFQDPYGSLNPRHRVGDIIARAAQLRGLSAKVAWTEAGDLLEQVGLKRDALKRKPRQLSGGQRQRIGIARALAMRPEVLIADESVSALDVSVQKQVLELLAELQTELDLTYLFITHDLAVVSRIADRVAVMRQGEVVEYGTAEQVLLRPQNTYTQTLLAAAPGASAIPVVPVAEPTLRLIRPQAN; encoded by the coding sequence ATGAGCCAACTGCAGAACTTGCAACAGGTGCTACGCGTGGAGAACCTCTCCATCGAACTGCCCGCCGGCGCCGACCGTAGCCACGCCGTAAAGGGCATCAGCCTCGACGTACGCAAAGGTGAAATTCTTTGCGTGATCGGCGAATCCGGCTCCGGCAAGTCGGTGCTTTCGGCGGCGATCATGGGCGACTACGCCAAGGGCCTGCGCCACAGTGAAGGGGTGATCGACTTTCTCGGCGACGACATCTGCCGCATGGACGAACACTCCCTGCGCCGGTTGCGTGGCAACCGCATCGCGATGATCTTCCAGGAGCCGATGGCGGCGCTGAACCCGGCGATTCGAATTGGTCAGCAGGTCGAAGAAATCTTCGACATTCATGCACCACAGATGCCCGCCGCCGAACGTCGCGAACGCATGCTCGCCCTGCTCGACTCCACCCAATTGCCCGACCCGCCACGGATCGCCAACAGCTTTCCCCATCAACTCTCCGGCGGCCAATGCCAGCGGGTGGTGATTGCCATGGCGTTGGCGATGAACCCGGACTTGCTGATCGCCGACGAACCGACCACCGCGCTGGACGTGACCACTCAGGCCCAGGTGCTGAAACTGGTGCGCGACCTGCGGGGGCGTGGCCAGCACGGCATTTTGTTCATCACCCACGACTTCGGCGTGGTAGCGGAAATCGCCGACCGCATCGCCGTGATGGAGGGCGGTGTGCTGGTGGAAATCGGTGAACGCGACCAAGTGCTCAACGCGCCGAAACACCCGTACACCCGCAAGTTGATCGCCGCCGTGCCGGCGCTGCATCCCGAGTTACACGCACCGTGCGCCGACGGTGAGTTGGCGCTGCGCATCGAGCACCTGACCAAAACCTACAACGTCGGCGGCCGCTTGGTTCCGGCGCTCAAGGATGTGTCGCTGCAACTGCCACGGGGCAAGACCTTGGCGATTGTTGGTGAGTCCGGCTCGGGCAAGAGCACGTTGGTCAAAGCGGCGATTCGGTTGGTGGAAAGCGACAGCGGCCACGTCTGGGTCGGTGATACGGATTTCCTCGCGTTGCGCGGTTCGGCCCTGGCGGCCAATCGGCGGCGGATCCAGATGATTTTCCAGGACCCGTACGGCTCGCTTAATCCGCGGCATCGGGTCGGCGACATCATCGCTCGAGCCGCGCAATTGCGCGGGTTGTCGGCCAAGGTTGCGTGGACCGAGGCCGGCGATTTGCTGGAACAGGTCGGGCTCAAGCGTGACGCCCTCAAACGCAAGCCACGGCAGCTCTCCGGCGGCCAGCGCCAGCGCATCGGCATCGCCCGGGCCCTGGCGATGCGCCCGGAAGTGCTGATCGCCGATGAAAGCGTTTCGGCGCTGGATGTCTCAGTGCAGAAGCAGGTGCTGGAGTTGCTCGCCGAGCTGCAGACGGAACTCGACCTGACCTACCTGTTCATCACCCACGACCTCGCCGTCGTCAGCCGGATCGCCGACCGCGTCGCGGTGATGCGCCAGGGCGAAGTGGTGGAATACGGCACGGCAGAACAGGTGCTCTTGCGACCGCAAAACACCTACACCCAGACCTTGCTGGCGGCGGCCCCCGGCGCGTCGGCGATCCCGGTGGTGCCTGTCGCGGAACCGACGCTGAGGCTGATCCGCCCTCAAGCCAACTGA
- a CDS encoding LysR substrate-binding domain-containing protein, translated as MRQLPSLNMLRVFEEVARHRSFSQAALGLNVTQGAVSRQIKQLEDYLGVALFIRTPQGLSLTETGLALSPQLSDAFDHVERALQAVRVPNLRQRLRIVAPPTWATRWLSAHLRAFCQRYPDISLSVTNQTGHDNLAEIDCHIRFGLEAANHCSSQLLVMERHMAVASPELFVNGQPPDLRQFPLLHILHDGKRLKVWENWLAAMGREDVDAGQGLEFSTLDQVIHTALAGGGLAVIDRQMIEKELANGSLLPITAVEVVGPYGYWLDVANDKQGLSKVRLFTQWLGLVSNP; from the coding sequence ATGCGTCAACTGCCCTCGCTCAACATGCTGCGCGTCTTTGAAGAAGTCGCGCGGCATCGCAGTTTCAGCCAGGCGGCTTTGGGCCTGAACGTCACCCAAGGCGCGGTCAGCCGTCAGATCAAACAGCTCGAAGATTATCTCGGTGTGGCGCTGTTTATTCGCACGCCGCAAGGCCTGTCGCTGACCGAAACCGGCCTCGCCCTCTCGCCGCAACTGAGCGACGCGTTCGACCATGTCGAACGCGCCCTGCAAGCGGTGCGCGTGCCCAACCTGCGCCAGCGTCTGCGCATCGTCGCGCCACCGACCTGGGCGACGCGCTGGTTGTCGGCGCACTTGCGTGCGTTCTGCCAACGCTACCCGGACATCAGCCTCAGCGTGACCAACCAGACCGGCCACGACAACCTCGCTGAAATCGACTGCCACATTCGTTTCGGCCTCGAAGCCGCCAACCATTGCAGCAGCCAGTTGCTGGTGATGGAGCGGCACATGGCGGTGGCCAGCCCGGAGCTGTTCGTCAACGGCCAGCCGCCGGATCTGCGGCAGTTTCCACTGCTGCACATCCTGCACGATGGCAAGCGTTTGAAGGTGTGGGAGAACTGGTTGGCGGCGATGGGGCGTGAGGATGTTGATGCCGGGCAAGGACTGGAATTCAGCACGTTGGATCAGGTGATCCACACGGCGTTGGCCGGCGGCGGGCTGGCGGTGATTGACCGGCAGATGATCGAAAAGGAACTGGCGAATGGCAGCCTGCTGCCGATCACTGCGGTGGAGGTGGTTGGGCCTTATGGGTATTGGCTGGATGTGGCGAATGACAAGCAAGGGTTGTCGAAGGTGCGGTTGTTTACGCAGTGGTTGGGGTTGGTCAGCAATCCCTGA